From a single Kitasatospora sp. NBC_00458 genomic region:
- a CDS encoding roadblock/LC7 domain-containing protein — MSQAAQNLNWLITNFVDNTPGVSHTVVVSADGLLLCMSEGFPRDRADQLAAVASGLTSLTTGASRIFEGGEVNQTVVEMERGFLFLMAVSDGSALAVLAAPDSDIGLVGYEMALLVDRAGAVLTPALRAELQGSLLH, encoded by the coding sequence ATGAGCCAGGCCGCACAGAACCTGAACTGGCTGATCACCAATTTCGTGGACAACACCCCCGGGGTGTCGCACACGGTGGTGGTCTCCGCGGACGGCCTCCTGCTGTGCATGTCCGAAGGGTTCCCCCGCGACCGCGCCGACCAGCTCGCCGCCGTCGCCTCCGGCCTCACCTCCCTCACGACCGGCGCCAGCCGGATCTTCGAGGGCGGCGAGGTCAACCAGACCGTCGTCGAGATGGAGCGCGGCTTCCTCTTCCTGATGGCCGTCAGCGACGGTTCCGCACTCGCCGTCCTGGCCGCCCCCGACTCCGACATCGGCCTCGTCGGGTACGAGATGGCCCTGCTCGTCGACCGCGCCGGCGCCGTCCTCACCCCCGCACTCCGCGCAGAACTCCAGGGCAGTCTCCTGCACTGA
- a CDS encoding DUF742 domain-containing protein — MTPPDDRSGQYGVPYPGTGHDAFGAPGVGHGQQYGQPLHGQHYGQPQYGRPYPPGQYDQYGRPQQQPSYDAPPPGYPTQDGTAGPQHGHGLGNRPGVGQQAGRSAQRPGQGDEFEDEQDSGPLIRPFAMTGGRTRPRYELALEALVSADVDPQRLATLLPEHQRICTLCTEVKSVAEVSALLSLPLGVARILVADLAEAGLVAIHQPASGGESGNQPDVTLLERVLSGLRKL; from the coding sequence GTGACACCGCCCGACGACCGCAGCGGCCAGTACGGCGTTCCGTACCCTGGCACAGGCCATGACGCCTTCGGAGCACCCGGCGTCGGCCACGGTCAGCAGTACGGCCAGCCGCTCCACGGCCAGCACTACGGACAGCCGCAGTACGGCCGGCCGTACCCGCCGGGGCAGTACGACCAGTACGGCAGACCCCAGCAGCAGCCCTCCTACGACGCGCCCCCGCCGGGCTACCCGACGCAGGACGGGACGGCCGGCCCGCAGCACGGCCACGGCCTCGGGAACCGGCCGGGTGTCGGGCAGCAGGCGGGCCGGTCGGCCCAGCGGCCCGGACAGGGCGACGAGTTCGAGGACGAGCAGGACTCGGGTCCGCTGATCCGGCCGTTCGCGATGACCGGCGGACGCACCCGCCCCCGGTACGAGCTCGCCCTGGAGGCGCTCGTCTCGGCCGACGTGGATCCGCAGCGACTGGCCACCCTGCTCCCCGAGCACCAGCGGATCTGCACCCTGTGCACCGAGGTGAAGTCCGTGGCCGAGGTGTCGGCGCTGCTCTCCCTTCCCCTGGGAGTGGCCCGCATCCTCGTGGCCGACCTGGCCGAGGCCGGCCTGGTCGCCATCCACCAGCCCGCTTCCGGCGGCGAATCCGGAAACCAGCCCGACGTCACGCTGCTCGAAAGGGTCCTCAGTGGACTTCGCAAGCTCTAA
- a CDS encoding S8 family serine peptidase, whose protein sequence is MRQPTVRRPLARIGLTLALVAGPVLLATAPAAGSPPGAPPGPPSSAGPPASVLLELGTEPAAPAWRRAGAEARRAQRSPEAVRREAARAGAGQRARASEALDRLVGAVRGAAPTARELYRTRTLLTGLAVTVPADRLPALRALPGVAAVHPIVRKQRANAHSVPVTGAPEVWAGASADASPGAGGNTGRGVRIGVADSGIDYTHADFGGPGTEEAFTAVDGAKPAPAGLFPNAKVVGGRDLVGDDYNPDPASPHYQPEPRPDDNPIDCARNGHGTHVAGTAAGLGVTTDGRTYPGPYRPGLDPAGFKVGPGAAPGAQLYAIRVFGCDGSTDQLAQALDLAADPDGDGDLGDRLDVLNLSLGSRFGSTDDADALAVDRLSEAGTVVVAAAGNEGDVYGIGGSPGTAARAVAVAASVDPHSDADGLTVLAPEPLAGVVPAHWSARYQDWSTADVTGTLALPADQSDGCTAFGEADRQRITGKIAVLAWRTRESERACGSGPRADHVAEAGAIGALLAADDDHLAEIAGNDRVPLALLAHADGERLRAAAADGEVRVRLAAPGNPLHGVVPQDQPQRLDTLTDFTSRGIGVPGVVKPDLAAPGETIWSARVGSGSGGQREDGTSMATPHTAGLAALVRSAHPDWTVEQVKAALMNTAGDTWVGDGATGPVYGPERTGAGRARVDRAVRTPAVAYAAGPGAVEGAVGVSFGPVAVGGPLTLDREVEVRNLSGSPLSYRTGYAAATELPGARFDVAPARIDVPAGGSARVRVTLAVPGRLGRLPDPTIATLQGGKARTYRGELSGRLLLTPDDRAVPELRVPVLAAPRAVSDLAATTAVRTTRANALAALAGTAAPGEGPGLLSALALGGEAARWPDCPPNSGAAVGPGAGIVPEDSADGAAAIQDVCVERAGDRAANLRAAGAATDAPAVGGDPLAGGTLYLGAQVWAPAATPVGLFAVRASLDTDGDGATDVIVKADRQRGSDVLVARALDARTGAELDVQPLNARWGDTDTALLDSDALVLPVRLSALPGVREGHSTVRYALWTGVATSGKPDPAGAFSAIGLRGTRPTLAVDVLHPAVDVRAGQGGPAAVAAPAGPGTVLDIRRTEGDRSRLLLLHHLNPDGARGQVLDLP, encoded by the coding sequence ATGCGTCAGCCGACCGTCCGCCGACCGCTCGCCAGGATCGGCCTCACCCTGGCCCTCGTGGCCGGGCCGGTCCTGCTCGCCACCGCCCCCGCGGCCGGCAGCCCGCCGGGCGCCCCGCCGGGCCCGCCGTCCTCGGCCGGACCCCCGGCCTCCGTCCTGCTGGAACTCGGCACCGAACCCGCCGCCCCCGCCTGGCGCCGGGCCGGTGCCGAGGCCCGGCGCGCCCAGCGCTCCCCGGAAGCCGTCCGGCGCGAGGCCGCCCGGGCCGGCGCGGGACAGCGGGCCCGGGCCTCCGAGGCCCTCGACCGGCTCGTCGGCGCCGTCCGCGGCGCCGCCCCCACCGCCCGGGAGCTCTACCGCACCCGCACCCTGCTCACCGGCCTCGCCGTCACCGTGCCCGCCGACCGGCTGCCCGCGCTGCGCGCCCTGCCCGGGGTCGCCGCCGTCCACCCGATCGTCCGCAAGCAGCGCGCCAACGCCCACTCCGTGCCGGTCACCGGCGCACCCGAGGTCTGGGCCGGGGCCTCCGCCGACGCCTCCCCGGGCGCCGGGGGGAACACCGGCCGGGGCGTGCGGATCGGCGTCGCCGACAGCGGCATCGACTACACCCACGCCGACTTCGGCGGCCCCGGCACCGAGGAGGCCTTCACGGCGGTGGACGGCGCGAAGCCCGCCCCCGCCGGGCTCTTCCCCAACGCCAAGGTGGTCGGCGGCCGCGACCTCGTCGGCGACGACTACAACCCCGACCCGGCCTCCCCGCACTACCAGCCCGAACCCCGCCCCGACGACAACCCGATCGACTGCGCCCGCAACGGGCACGGCACCCACGTCGCGGGGACCGCCGCCGGTCTCGGCGTGACCACCGACGGCCGCACCTACCCCGGCCCGTACCGGCCCGGCCTCGACCCGGCCGGCTTCAAGGTCGGCCCCGGGGCCGCGCCCGGCGCCCAGCTGTACGCGATCCGGGTCTTCGGCTGCGACGGCTCCACCGACCAGCTCGCCCAGGCCCTCGACCTGGCCGCCGACCCCGACGGCGACGGCGACCTCGGCGACCGGCTCGACGTCCTCAACCTCTCGCTCGGCAGCCGGTTCGGCTCCACCGACGACGCCGACGCCCTCGCCGTCGACCGGCTGTCCGAAGCCGGCACCGTCGTGGTCGCCGCGGCCGGCAACGAGGGCGACGTCTACGGCATCGGCGGCAGCCCCGGCACCGCAGCCCGGGCCGTCGCCGTCGCCGCCTCCGTCGACCCGCACAGCGACGCCGACGGCCTCACCGTGCTCGCCCCCGAACCGCTCGCCGGCGTCGTCCCCGCCCACTGGAGCGCCCGGTACCAGGACTGGTCCACCGCCGACGTGACCGGCACGCTCGCCCTGCCCGCCGACCAGTCCGACGGCTGCACGGCGTTCGGCGAGGCCGACCGGCAGCGGATCACCGGGAAGATCGCCGTCCTCGCCTGGCGCACCCGCGAGTCCGAGCGCGCCTGCGGCTCCGGCCCGCGCGCCGACCACGTCGCCGAGGCCGGCGCGATCGGCGCCCTGCTCGCCGCCGACGACGACCACCTCGCCGAGATCGCGGGCAACGACCGCGTCCCGCTCGCCCTGCTCGCGCACGCCGACGGCGAACGGCTCCGCGCCGCCGCGGCCGACGGCGAGGTCCGGGTCCGGCTCGCCGCCCCCGGCAACCCGCTGCACGGCGTCGTCCCCCAGGACCAGCCGCAGCGCCTCGACACCCTCACCGACTTCACCTCCCGGGGCATCGGGGTGCCCGGCGTGGTCAAGCCCGACCTGGCGGCCCCCGGCGAGACCATCTGGTCCGCCAGGGTCGGCAGCGGCAGCGGCGGCCAGCGCGAGGACGGCACCTCGATGGCCACCCCGCACACCGCGGGCCTGGCCGCGCTGGTCCGCTCCGCCCACCCCGACTGGACCGTCGAACAGGTCAAGGCCGCGCTGATGAACACCGCCGGCGACACCTGGGTCGGCGACGGCGCCACCGGCCCGGTCTACGGCCCCGAGCGCACCGGCGCGGGCCGCGCCCGGGTGGACCGCGCCGTCCGTACCCCCGCCGTCGCCTACGCGGCCGGCCCGGGCGCGGTGGAGGGCGCGGTCGGCGTCTCCTTCGGCCCGGTGGCGGTCGGCGGACCGCTCACCCTCGACCGCGAGGTCGAGGTGCGCAACCTCTCCGGCTCCCCGCTCTCCTACCGGACCGGGTACGCGGCCGCCACCGAGCTGCCCGGGGCCCGCTTCGACGTCGCGCCCGCCCGGATCGACGTCCCGGCCGGCGGCAGCGCCCGGGTCCGGGTCACCCTGGCCGTCCCCGGACGGCTCGGCCGCCTCCCCGACCCGACCATCGCCACCCTCCAGGGCGGCAAGGCCCGCACCTACCGGGGCGAGCTCTCCGGGCGGCTGCTGCTCACCCCGGACGACCGGGCCGTCCCCGAGCTGCGGGTGCCCGTCCTGGCGGCCCCCCGGGCGGTCTCCGACCTCGCCGCCACCACCGCGGTCCGCACCACCCGGGCGAACGCCCTGGCCGCCCTCGCCGGCACCGCCGCCCCCGGCGAGGGGCCCGGCCTGCTCAGCGCCCTCGCCCTCGGCGGGGAGGCCGCCCGCTGGCCCGACTGCCCGCCGAACAGCGGCGCGGCGGTCGGCCCGGGCGCGGGCATCGTGCCCGAGGACAGCGCCGACGGGGCCGCCGCGATCCAGGACGTCTGCGTCGAGCGCGCCGGTGACCGGGCCGCCAACCTGCGCGCGGCCGGCGCCGCCACCGACGCCCCCGCGGTCGGCGGCGACCCGCTGGCCGGCGGCACGCTCTACCTCGGCGCGCAGGTCTGGGCGCCCGCCGCCACCCCGGTCGGCCTGTTCGCCGTCCGGGCCTCGCTGGACACCGACGGCGACGGCGCCACCGACGTGATCGTCAAGGCGGACCGGCAGCGCGGCAGCGACGTCCTGGTGGCCCGCGCCCTGGACGCCCGCACCGGGGCCGAACTGGACGTCCAGCCGCTCAACGCACGCTGGGGCGACACCGACACCGCGCTGCTGGACAGCGACGCCCTGGTCCTCCCGGTCCGGCTGAGCGCCCTGCCGGGCGTCCGGGAGGGGCACAGCACCGTCCGCTACGCGCTCTGGACCGGCGTGGCCACCTCGGGCAAGCCGGACCCGGCCGGGGCGTTCTCGGCGATCGGGCTGCGCGGCACCCGGCCCACCCTGGCGGTCGACGTCCTGCACCCGGCCGTGGACGTCCGGGCCGGCCAGGGCGGCCCCGCCGCCGTCGCCGCCCCCGCCGGGCCCGGCACCGTCCTCGACATCCGCCGCACCGAGGGCGACCGGTCCCGCCTGCTGCTGCTCCACCACCTCAACCCGGACGGCGCCCGCGGCCAGGTGCTGGACCTGCCGTAG
- a CDS encoding Uma2 family endonuclease: protein MSVAPYPDWIRPPVGGYTAEDLDRLQDLPPHTELLDGSLIFASPQTKFHVRTKRLLERALEQAVPDGWEVWPEMTVTIDRRNRPEPDLLVVNASSDTGHLQTTFDAEHVLLAVEVVSEESRDRDREVKPRKYARAGIPHFWRVECDEGRPIVYTFEIDPATGLYGPTGIHHKQLRLTRPFPLDVDLL, encoded by the coding sequence ATGAGCGTCGCGCCGTACCCCGACTGGATTCGGCCCCCTGTCGGTGGTTACACCGCCGAGGACCTCGACCGGCTGCAGGATCTCCCGCCGCACACCGAGTTGCTCGACGGGAGCCTGATCTTCGCGAGCCCGCAGACGAAGTTCCATGTGAGGACGAAGCGCCTGCTGGAGCGTGCGTTGGAGCAGGCTGTTCCGGACGGTTGGGAGGTCTGGCCCGAGATGACGGTGACCATCGACCGACGGAACCGTCCGGAGCCGGACCTGCTCGTCGTGAACGCGTCCTCGGACACCGGGCACCTTCAGACGACCTTCGACGCCGAGCACGTGCTGCTCGCCGTCGAGGTCGTCTCGGAGGAATCGCGGGACCGGGACCGGGAGGTCAAGCCGCGGAAGTACGCGCGGGCAGGGATTCCCCACTTCTGGCGCGTCGAGTGCGACGAGGGGCGTCCGATCGTCTACACCTTCGAGATCGACCCGGCCACGGGCCTGTACGGCCCCACCGGCATTCACCACAAGCAATTGAGACTGACCCGGCCCTTCCCGCTCGACGTCGACCTCCTCTGA
- a CDS encoding GTP-binding protein — translation MDFASSNAAAPTRATTSAKIVVAGGFGVGKTTLVGAVSEINPLRTEAVMTSASAGIDDLSHVSGKTTTTVAMDFGRITLDEDLILYLFGTPGQDRFWFMWDDLVRGAIGAVVLVDTRRLADCFPALDYFENSGLPFVVALNGFDGHQPHTSDEVREALQLGPDTPVITLDARRRDSAKSALITLVEHALLARLR, via the coding sequence GTGGACTTCGCAAGCTCTAACGCGGCCGCCCCCACCCGCGCGACCACCTCCGCGAAGATCGTCGTCGCGGGCGGCTTCGGTGTCGGCAAGACCACGCTCGTCGGCGCCGTCTCCGAGATCAACCCGCTGCGCACCGAAGCCGTCATGACCAGCGCGTCCGCCGGCATCGACGACCTGAGCCACGTCTCCGGCAAGACGACCACCACCGTCGCCATGGACTTCGGCCGCATCACCCTCGACGAAGACCTCATCCTCTACCTGTTCGGCACCCCCGGCCAGGACCGCTTCTGGTTCATGTGGGACGACCTCGTCCGCGGAGCCATCGGCGCCGTCGTCCTCGTCGACACCCGACGCCTCGCCGACTGCTTCCCCGCCCTCGACTACTTCGAGAACAGCGGACTCCCCTTCGTCGTCGCCCTCAACGGCTTCGACGGACACCAGCCCCACACCTCCGACGAGGTCCGCGAAGCCCTCCAGCTCGGCCCCGACACCCCCGTCATCACGCTTGACGCCCGACGCCGGGACAGCGCCAAGAGCGCCCTCATCACCCTCGTCGAACACGCCCTCCTCGCCCGGCTCCGCTGA
- a CDS encoding 3-isopropylmalate dehydrogenase: protein MSRTIRLAVVPGDGIGQEVVAEGLKVLGAVLPADVKLETTEFDLGARRYHRTGETLPDSVLAELKAHDAILLGAIGDPSVPSGVLERGLLLKLRFAFDHHINLRPGRLFPGVKSPLAGEPAIDFVVVREGTEGPYVGNGGSLRTGTEHEVATEVSLNTAFGIERVVRDAYRRADARPRRKLTLVHKNNVLVHAGHLWTRIFEQVGREFPEVTTEYLHVDAATIFFVTQPERFDVIVTDNLFGDILTDLAAAVTGGIGLAASGNINPSGDFPSMFEPVHGSAPDIAGQGKADPTATVLSVAMLLDHLGLAAEAARIEAAVAADLTERTGTRTTAQVGDALAARVSG, encoded by the coding sequence ATGTCTCGCACGATTCGTCTCGCAGTCGTCCCCGGTGACGGTATCGGCCAGGAAGTGGTGGCCGAAGGCCTCAAGGTCCTCGGCGCGGTACTCCCCGCCGACGTGAAGCTGGAGACCACCGAGTTCGACCTCGGCGCCCGGCGCTACCACCGCACCGGCGAGACGCTGCCGGACAGCGTCCTCGCGGAGCTCAAGGCGCACGACGCCATCCTCCTCGGCGCCATCGGCGACCCGAGCGTCCCCTCGGGGGTGCTGGAGCGCGGGCTCCTGCTGAAGCTGCGGTTCGCCTTCGACCACCACATCAACCTCCGCCCGGGCCGGCTCTTCCCCGGTGTGAAGTCCCCGCTGGCCGGCGAGCCCGCCATCGACTTCGTGGTCGTCCGCGAGGGCACCGAGGGCCCGTACGTCGGCAACGGCGGCTCGCTGCGCACCGGTACCGAGCACGAGGTGGCCACCGAGGTCAGCCTGAACACCGCGTTCGGCATCGAGCGGGTCGTCCGGGACGCCTACCGGCGCGCCGACGCCCGCCCGCGCAGGAAGCTGACCCTCGTCCACAAGAACAACGTGCTGGTGCACGCCGGCCACCTGTGGACCCGGATCTTCGAGCAGGTCGGCCGGGAGTTCCCCGAGGTCACCACCGAGTACCTGCACGTCGACGCGGCGACCATCTTCTTCGTCACCCAGCCCGAGCGGTTCGACGTCATCGTGACCGACAACCTGTTCGGCGACATCCTGACCGACCTGGCCGCCGCCGTCACCGGCGGGATCGGCCTGGCCGCCAGCGGCAACATCAACCCGAGCGGCGACTTCCCGTCGATGTTCGAGCCGGTGCACGGTTCGGCGCCGGACATCGCGGGCCAGGGCAAGGCCGACCCGACCGCCACCGTGCTGTCGGTCGCCATGCTGCTCGACCACCTCGGCCTCGCCGCCGAGGCCGCCCGGATCGAGGCCGCGGTCGCCGCGGACCTCACCGAGCGGACCGGAACCCGTACCACCGCCCAGGTCGGCGACGCGCTCGCCGCCCGAGTATCCGGCTAG
- a CDS encoding branched-chain amino acid aminotransferase — MSTPTQAPITFDLKPSAHPLSDAEREARLVNPGFGRVFTDHMVTIRWTEGVGWHDAQLTPYAPLEIDPANMTLHYGQAIFEGLKAYRQADGSIATFRPEANAARFQASARRLAMPELPVEAFVEAVELLVQQEQAWVPNEPEQSLYLRPFMFATEVGLGVRPANSYIFMIIASPAGAYFPGGVKPVSVWLSEDYVRAAPGGTGAAKCAGNYAASLVAQAEAAAKGCDQVVWLDAAEHRWIEEMGGMNLYFVFGEGADARIVTPELSGALLPGITRDSLLQLAADLGHPVEERKISTEEWKRGNADGTLTEVFACGTAAVITPVGSVKSRGGDWTVGAGEPGPVTMELRKALLAIQGGQAPDTHGWLHRIV, encoded by the coding sequence ATGAGCACGCCCACCCAGGCGCCCATCACGTTCGACCTCAAGCCCTCCGCCCACCCGCTCTCCGACGCGGAGCGCGAGGCCCGGCTGGTTAACCCGGGTTTCGGACGGGTCTTCACCGACCACATGGTCACCATCCGCTGGACCGAGGGCGTGGGCTGGCACGACGCCCAGCTGACGCCGTACGCGCCGCTGGAGATCGACCCGGCCAACATGACCCTCCACTACGGCCAGGCGATCTTCGAGGGACTCAAGGCGTACCGCCAGGCCGACGGCTCGATCGCGACCTTCCGCCCGGAGGCCAACGCCGCCCGCTTCCAGGCCTCGGCCCGTCGCCTGGCGATGCCGGAGCTGCCGGTCGAGGCCTTCGTCGAGGCCGTCGAGCTGCTCGTCCAGCAGGAGCAGGCCTGGGTCCCGAACGAGCCGGAGCAGAGCCTCTACCTGCGCCCGTTCATGTTCGCCACCGAGGTCGGCCTGGGTGTCCGCCCGGCCAACTCCTACATCTTCATGATCATCGCCTCTCCGGCCGGCGCCTACTTCCCCGGCGGCGTCAAGCCGGTCTCGGTCTGGCTCTCCGAGGACTACGTCCGCGCGGCCCCGGGCGGCACGGGCGCCGCCAAGTGCGCCGGCAACTACGCCGCCTCGCTGGTCGCCCAGGCCGAGGCCGCCGCCAAGGGCTGCGACCAGGTGGTCTGGCTCGACGCCGCCGAGCACCGGTGGATCGAGGAGATGGGCGGCATGAACCTGTACTTCGTCTTCGGCGAGGGCGCGGACGCCCGGATCGTCACCCCGGAGCTGTCCGGCGCGCTGCTGCCCGGCATCACCCGCGACTCCCTGCTCCAGCTCGCCGCCGACCTCGGCCACCCGGTCGAGGAGCGGAAGATCTCCACCGAGGAGTGGAAGCGCGGCAACGCCGACGGCACCCTCACCGAGGTGTTCGCCTGCGGCACCGCCGCCGTCATCACCCCGGTCGGCTCGGTCAAGTCCCGCGGCGGCGACTGGACCGTCGGCGCCGGCGAGCCCGGCCCGGTCACCATGGAGCTGCGCAAGGCCCTGCTCGCCATCCAGGGCGGCCAGGCGCCCGACACCCACGGCTGGCTGCACAGGATCGTCTGA
- the cimA gene encoding citramalate synthase has protein sequence MTQASNLPDDAFHVFDTTLRDGAQREGINLTVADKLAIARYLDEFGVGFIEGGWPGANPRDTEFFARAATELDLANARLVAFGATRRAGGSAADDPQLAALVNSGAPVVTLVAKAHDRHVELALRTTLDENLEMIRDSVAHLRAQGRRVFIDCEHFFDGYKANRDYALAVVRAAHGAGADVVVLCDTNGGMLPAGVHEIVADVLRETGARLGIHAQDDTGCAVANTLAAVDAGATHVQCTANGYGERVGNANLFPVVGALETKYDRRVLPAGSLAEMTRISHAIAELVNLTPSTHQPYVGFSAFAHKAGLHASAIKVDPDLYQHIDPGTVGNTMRMLVSDMAGRASVELKGKELGYDLSTDRDLAGRVVARVKEQESLGYTYESADASFELLLRDEVRGNRQRFYTLESWRTISEQGPDGNPGNEASVKLWAKGERMIAAGEGNGPVDALDKALRTALERIYPQLGKLELVDYKVRILEGQHGTGSKTRVLIETSDGTAAWSTVGVADNVVAASWLALEDAYTYGLLRAGLEPGTD, from the coding sequence ATGACCCAGGCGAGCAACCTCCCAGACGACGCCTTCCACGTCTTCGACACCACCCTGCGCGACGGCGCCCAGCGCGAGGGCATCAACCTCACGGTGGCCGACAAGCTGGCCATCGCCCGGTACCTGGACGAGTTCGGGGTCGGCTTCATCGAGGGCGGCTGGCCCGGCGCCAACCCCCGGGACACCGAGTTCTTCGCCCGCGCCGCCACCGAGCTCGACCTGGCCAACGCCCGGCTGGTCGCCTTCGGCGCCACCCGCCGGGCCGGCGGCAGCGCGGCCGACGACCCGCAGCTCGCCGCCCTGGTGAACTCGGGGGCGCCGGTCGTCACGCTGGTCGCCAAGGCCCACGACCGCCACGTCGAACTGGCCCTGCGCACCACGCTGGACGAGAACCTGGAGATGATCCGGGACAGCGTCGCCCACCTGCGCGCCCAGGGCCGCCGGGTCTTCATCGACTGCGAGCACTTCTTCGACGGCTACAAGGCCAACCGGGACTACGCCCTCGCCGTGGTCCGCGCCGCCCACGGGGCCGGCGCCGACGTGGTGGTGCTCTGCGACACCAACGGCGGCATGCTGCCGGCCGGCGTGCACGAGATCGTCGCCGACGTGCTCCGCGAGACCGGTGCCCGGCTCGGCATCCACGCCCAGGACGACACCGGCTGCGCCGTCGCCAACACCCTGGCCGCGGTCGACGCCGGTGCCACCCACGTCCAGTGCACCGCCAACGGCTACGGCGAGCGGGTCGGCAACGCCAACCTGTTCCCGGTGGTCGGAGCGCTGGAGACCAAGTACGACCGCCGGGTGCTGCCCGCCGGCAGCCTGGCCGAGATGACCCGGATCTCGCACGCCATCGCCGAACTGGTCAACCTGACCCCGTCCACCCACCAGCCCTACGTCGGCTTCTCCGCCTTCGCCCACAAGGCCGGCCTGCACGCCTCCGCGATCAAGGTCGACCCGGACCTCTACCAGCACATCGACCCCGGGACGGTCGGCAACACCATGCGGATGCTGGTCTCCGACATGGCCGGCCGGGCCTCCGTCGAGCTCAAGGGCAAGGAGCTCGGCTACGACCTCTCCACCGACCGCGACCTGGCCGGCCGGGTGGTGGCCAGGGTCAAGGAGCAGGAGAGCCTCGGCTACACCTACGAGTCGGCCGACGCGTCCTTCGAGCTGCTGCTCCGCGACGAGGTGCGCGGCAACCGGCAGCGCTTCTACACCCTGGAGTCCTGGCGGACCATCAGCGAGCAGGGGCCGGACGGGAACCCGGGGAACGAGGCCAGCGTCAAGCTCTGGGCCAAGGGCGAGCGCATGATCGCCGCCGGTGAGGGCAACGGTCCGGTCGACGCGCTGGACAAGGCCCTGCGCACCGCGCTGGAGCGGATCTACCCGCAGCTGGGCAAGCTGGAACTGGTGGACTACAAGGTCCGCATCCTGGAGGGCCAGCACGGCACCGGCTCGAAGACCCGGGTGCTGATCGAGACCAGCGACGGCACCGCCGCCTGGTCCACGGTCGGGGTGGCGGACAACGTGGTGGCCGCCTCCTGGCTGGCGCTGGAGGACGCCTACACCTACGGCCTGCTGCGGGCCGGTCTGGAGCCGGGCACCGACTGA